A DNA window from Deltaproteobacteria bacterium contains the following coding sequences:
- a CDS encoding GDP-L-fucose synthase, with protein MKQNSKIYVAGHGGLVGSAIVRKLKAEGHTNIITRTRSELDLTRQAKVEEFFDKQSPEYVFLAAAKVGGIWANNIYRADFMYSNLAIETNIIHASYIYEVKKLLFLGSSCIYPRDCPQPMKEEYLLSGYLEPTNEPYAVAKIAGIKMCQSYNHQHGTRNISVMPTNLYGPKDNFDLETSHAMPALIRKVHLAKLAAEGHWDDIQKDEKIYGPIPDVIKHSFGINRATNKPLNESTTQPKIILWGTGNPRREFLHVDDLADACLYLMDNYESDDIINVGSGKDLTVRELGELIARVVGFEGRITYDPSKPDGTPRKLLDVSKLQSLGWQPKITLEDGIRKTYEWYVNNP; from the coding sequence ATGAAGCAAAATTCCAAAATTTACGTCGCAGGCCACGGGGGGCTGGTCGGGTCTGCCATCGTTCGCAAACTCAAGGCTGAAGGCCACACAAATATCATCACCCGCACCCGTTCGGAACTCGATCTTACAAGGCAGGCAAAGGTTGAAGAGTTCTTTGACAAACAAAGCCCGGAATATGTCTTCCTCGCTGCCGCAAAGGTTGGGGGGATCTGGGCCAACAATATCTACAGGGCTGATTTTATGTATTCTAATCTGGCCATTGAAACCAACATCATCCATGCTTCATATATATACGAAGTAAAAAAGCTTCTGTTCCTGGGCAGTTCTTGCATTTACCCCAGAGACTGCCCACAGCCCATGAAGGAAGAATATCTCCTGTCAGGATATCTTGAGCCGACCAACGAACCTTATGCAGTTGCAAAAATCGCCGGTATCAAGATGTGCCAATCCTATAACCACCAGCACGGAACGCGCAACATAAGCGTCATGCCCACCAACCTCTACGGGCCAAAGGACAATTTTGATCTTGAGACATCCCATGCAATGCCCGCCCTTATCAGAAAAGTCCACCTGGCAAAACTTGCCGCCGAAGGCCACTGGGACGACATTCAAAAAGACGAAAAAATCTACGGCCCAATCCCTGATGTCATAAAACATTCATTTGGAATCAATCGTGCAACAAATAAACCACTCAACGAATCAACTACTCAACCAAAAATAATTCTTTGGGGCACAGGCAATCCCAGAAGGGAGTTTCTCCATGTGGATGATCTTGCTGACGCCTGCCTCTATCTTATGGACAATTATGAGAGTGATGACATCATCAATGTCGGCTCCGGCAAGGATCTGACCGTACGAGAATTGGGGGAACTCATTGCCCGTGTTGTGGGATTTGAGGGGCGAATAACTTATGATCCGAGCAAGCCGGACGGAACACCGCGAAAACTCCTGGACGTTTCAAAATTGCAGAGCCTGGGATGGCAACCCAAGATAACTCTGGAGGACGGCATCCGAAAAACATATGAATGGTACGTGAATAATCCCTGA